The Haloplanus sp. CK5-1 genome segment CCGTAGACGACGTGCCACAGCAGCGAGGGCGGCGCGAAGTTGGGGAACGGCGGCGAGGCGGGCGAGCCGACGGCGCTCAGCCACAGGGGCATGAGCAACGCCGCCAGGACGACCCACGTCGCGACGCCCCAGGCGACACCCAGACCGACGACCTTCCCGGTCGATTTCGGATCGAGCGCGCCGACGGCCGCCGCGAACGCGACGCCGAGCACCGCGCCGTGGGAGACGTGGACGACCATCCCCAATCCCGGGTTCGGAGGCGGCGCGAGCGCGTACAGCGAGGGAATCGCCACCGCGAGCGTCGGCGCGTTCATCGCGAGAACGAGACCACCCATCGCCAACGCGCCGACCACGCCGCCGACCACGCCAGCCTGCCAGTTACCGCTCGATATCTCCGCCGCTACCGCTGATTTGGTTTCTGTTGCCATGGGTGAGTCGACCACGCGTGGTGACTACCCGTTTCGGGAGTCGGGCGTCTCCCGCACACGCCGCCGGGCGTATTATATGTCTTGATATCGAATCAACAAGAATCGCGCAGACGCGTCGCCTCACGCGAGCAGTTCGACCAGCAGGCCGGTCTGTGCGTGCAGGCGGTTCTCGGCTTGCTGCCAGATCAGCGCCCGGTCGCTCTCGATCACGGCGTCGGAGATCTCCTCGCCGCGGTGGGCGGGTAGACAGTGCATCACCTTCGCGTCGCTGTCCGCGAGACGGTCGGCGTTCACTTGGTAGCCGTCGAACGCCGCCAGTTTCTCCTCGCGAACCTCTTCCTCGCCCATCGACACCCACACGTCCGTGTAGACGACGTCGGCGTCGGCGGCCGCCCGGTCCGGGTCGTCGACGAGCGTCGGAGCCCGTCCCAGTTCGGCCGCCCGATCCAGGACGTCTCGGTCGACGCCGTACGCCGGGGGCGTCGTCACGGTGCAGTCGAGGCCCGCGAGCGCCGCGCCGAGGACGAACGACTGTGCGACGTTGTTGCCGTCGCCGATCCACGCGACGGTCACGTCGTCGAACCCGCCGAACGCCTCCCGGACCGTCAGCAGGTCGGCGAGCGTCTGACAGGGGTGGGCGTCGTCGGTCAACCCGTTGATCACCGGCACGTCGGCGTAGGCGGCCAGTTCCTCGGCCTCCGAGTGGTCGAACAGCCGCGCCATGATGGCGTCGGCGTACCCCGAGAGCGCGCGGGCGGTGTCCTTGATCGGTTCGCCCCGGCCGAGGTGGATGTCGTTCGGGCCGAGGAAGATGGCGTGGCCGCCCAGACGCGTCATCGCCGTCTCGAAGGAGGTTCGCGTGCGCGTACTCGGCTTCTCGAACACCATCGCCAGCGTCCGTCGGGGGAGGTCGGTGTCGTCCTCACCGGCCTTGATCGCGGCCGCGCGGTCGAGCACCGTCTCCAGTTCCGTGGCCGTGAGGTCGTCGACGTCCAGCAGGTCGGTCGTCTCGACGCTCATCCGTCGTCACCCCGCAGGCGCTCGCAGGCGTCGACCAACACCTCGATGGCGCGGTCGTACTCGGCCAGCGGGAGGTGTTCGTCCGGCGCGTGGTCGAGGTCCGAATCCCCGGGGCCGTACGTGACCATCGGGCAGTCCCACGTCGACGCGAAGACGTTCATGTCCGCCGTCCCCGTCTTCCGGAGGAGGCGGGGGTCGCCGCCCGCGTTTCTGATGGCCCCCCGGAACGCCCGGGCGACGTCCGTCCGCGGGCTCTCCATCACCGGCGGGACCGCGTCGTACCAGTGGACGGTGCCGCCGTTGAGTTGGCCGTCCGCCATCTCGCGGACGTCGTCGACGGTGTACTCCGGCGGGACGCGGAACTGCACCTCCATCGTCGCCTCGACGGAAAGGCCGTCGACGCTGGTGCCACCCTCGAACTCGGTGGGCTTGCAGGTCACCTGCTCGAAGACGGGCAGATACTCGTCGGGGTCGAACTCCTCTTCGACCCGCGACCACCAGTCCATCGCGTCCTGGATCGCGTTGTTCTCCGGGCGGGAGGTGTGTCCCGACTCGCTGGTGGCGACGTACGTCCCCGCCAGCAGTCCCCGGTAGCCGAGCGTGATGCCCGTCCACCCGCTGGGCTCGCCGTTGACGACCACGCCGGGTTCGGGCCGGTCGCTCTCGATCACGTGGCGTGCGCCCCGGGAGTCGACCTCCTCGCCGACGACGCCGAGGAAACTCACGCCCGTCTCCACCGCGGCGACGGCCATCGCCGCCAGCGACCCGGTTGCGTCGACGCTCCCGCGGCCCCACAGCGATCGCTCGCCGTCCGCGCCCTCGTCGATCTCGACGGGGATGTCGCCCGGCACGGTGTCGATGTGAGAGGTCAGGAGGACGGCGTCGTCCGCCGGTGCGTGGACGTTCCCCACCTCGTCGCGCCACACCTCGCGGTCGTGGCCCTCGAAGAACTCGACGAGCCGTTCGGCCGCGGCGTCCTCCTCGCCCGAAGGCGAGGGGGTCTCGACCAGGTCGACGAGGAGTCGTTGGGCGGCGCTCGACTCCGCCTCGCCCGTCTCGCTGACCGTCATTCCAGCACCGCCTCCAGCGACGCGACGAAGCTGTCGGCCTCGTCCTCCCCGATCGTCAGGGGCGGCAGCAGTCTGAGGACGGTCCGGCCGGCAGGCAGGGCGAGTACCTGTTCCTCGAGTGCCAGATCCCGCAGGAGGCGGTTGGCCCCCCGTTTCACCTCGACGCCGATCATCAGCCCCTGCCCCCGAACCTCGCGCACGGGGAGGTCGGCGTCCTCGATGGACTCCATCAGGTACCCTCCCACGTCGGCGGCGTGGGTCGGGAGGTTCTCCTCGACGACGACATCGAGGGTGGCGTTGGCGGCCGCACACACCACGGGCCCGCCACTGAACGTCGATCCGTGTTCGGGGTCGGCGTCCGCGATCCAGTCCGCACAGACGGTCGCACCCAGAGGGAGGCCGCTGGCGATTCCCTTCGCCGTCGTGAGGATGTCCGGTTCGACGCCCGCGCCCTCGGCGGCCCACAGCGTCCCCGTGCGGCCGACACCGGTCTGGATCTCGTCGAAGACGAGCGCAGCGCCGGTCTCCTCGGTCACCTCGCGTGCCCGCTCTAAGTACGCCGTCGACGCGGGGTGGATCCCGCCCTCCCCCTGGACGGGTTCGAGGAAGACCGCCGCCGTCTCCTCGTCGACCGCCTCGGCGAGTTCCTCGCCGTCCCCGTAGGAGACGAACTCGACCCCGCCCGCGAGCGGTTCGAACGGCTCCTTGTACTTGTCCTTCCACGTCATCGCCAGCGCGCCGAGCGTGCGCCCGTGGAACCCACGGCGGGTGGCGACGATCTTCTCCCGCCCCGTGGCGTTGCGGGCGAACTTCATCGCGGCCTCGTTGGCCTCCGTTCCCGAGTTACAGAGCCAGACGTTGTCCAGTCCCGGCGGCGACACCGTCGCCAACTTCTCGTACAGTTCCGTCCGCGCCGCGACCGGGTACGACGCCTGGACGTAGATGAGGTCCTCGACCTGCGATTTGACCGCGTCGACGACCCGCGGGTGACTGTGTCCCACGGACGCGACGGCGTAACTCGCGCCGAAGTCCAGGTACTCGGTGCCGTCGTCGGCGTAGAGGTGTGCCCCCTCGCCGCGTTCGATGCCGATTGGTTTCTCCGAGAAGACGAATCCGCTCATGAGTCCTCCAGTGCGCTCGCGTGGATGTGTGTACCGCTTTCGCCCAGTGCGGCCGTGACGGGCGCGTCGGCGTTGGCGTCGGCGACGACCACCTCGGTCGCCCCCCGCTCCAACGCCTCCGTCGCGGCCATTACCTTCTTGATCATAAAGCCCTCCGCAGCGTCGGTCAGCGCGTCGTACTCCGCGGGGGTGGTCACCGATTCGATCAGCGTCGACGGGTCGTCGGGGTCGGCGTACACGCCGGCCACGTCCGTGAGAACGACCAGCCGGCCGCCGAGTGCGCCGGCGACGGCCGCGGCCATCCGGTCGGCGTCCGTGTTCACCGGCACGCCGTCGTCGGCCAGCATCGGCGGCCCCGCGACGGGCGTGTAGCCGTCCCCGAGCAGACGCTCCAGCAGGTCGGCGTTCACCGACTCGATCGTCCCCGAGTGATCGCCCCGTTTGATCTTCTTCTTGCCGTCCTCGATCACGCGCACCGCCGACTTCCGCGCGCCGGTGACGAGGCCGCCGTCGACGCCGGAGAGCCCCACGGCGTCGACGCCCGCCTCCCGCATCGTCGCGACGAGGTCGTTGTTCACCCGTCCCATCGCCATGGTGAACGCTTCCATCGTCGCCTCGTCGGTGAACCGGCCGACGACGCCGTCCGGCGTCTCGACGTACGTGGAGTCGATCCCCAGTCGATCCAGCAGGTCGTCGACGGCGGTCGACCCGCCGTGGACGACGACGACGGGTTCGTCCTCGGCGACGAGGTCGGCCACGTCCGCGACGGCGCCCGCGGGGTCGACCGCCTTCGCGCCGCCGATCTTCACCACTACGGTCATGGCGCGCCCACGGGGTGGAGCCCCTGGAACTCCAAGCCTGCGGTCTCCTCGATGCCGAGGGCGACGTTGGCGGCGTGGACCGCCTGCCCCGCCGATCCCTTCATCATGTTGTCGATAGCCGAGAACACCACGAGCCGCTCGTTTCCGGGGTCGATCTCGAAGCCGACCTCGGCGTTGTTGGTGCCGGCGACCGCCTTCGGCTCGGGGTAGCGGTAGACGCCTCCCCCGCCGGCGACGGTTCGGACGAACGGCTCGTCGCCGTAACTCCCGCGGTAGGCGCTCCACATCTCCTTTTTCGTCACCGGGTCGTCGGGGAAGACGTGACAGGTGGCGGCCGCGCCGCGGGTCATGTCGACCGCGTGGACGGTGAACGACACGGAGAGCCCGAGGAACTCCTCGATCTCGGCCTCGTGGCGGTGCCCCGTCGGGGCGTAGGGACGGACGATCCCCGACCGCTCGGGATGCGAGGAGGCCGCGCCCCCGCCCGCGCCCCCTTCGGAGGAGCCGACCTTCACGTCGACGACGACATCCTCGTCGCCCGAGAGGACCCCCGCGTCGAAGAGGGGCTTGAGTCCCAGGATGGTCGCCGTCGCGTTGCAGCCACCCGAGGCGATCAGGTCGGCCCCGGCGAGGTTCTCGCGGTTGATCTCCGGCAGGGCGTACTCCGCGTCCGCGAGCAGGTCCGGCCGGTCGTGGCCGTCGTACCACTCGTCGTACTGCCCCTCGGTCGAGAGCCGGAAGTCAGCGCTCAGGTCGACGACCGTGTCCGCGGCGTCCCGGAAGTCGTCGATGCGCTCCATCGAGACGCCGTGGGGCGTCGCCGCGAAGAGAACGTCGACCGACTCCAGGTCCCCCGGAGAACTGAATCGGAGGTCCATCCCCCGGAGGTTGGGGTGCTGGTGGCCGACCGTCTTGCGTTCGTAACTCCGACTCGTCGCCTGGACCACTTCGAACTCGGGGTGGCCGTCGAGTAGACGGAGGAGCTCGCCGCCGGCGAAGCCGCTGCCGCCGACGACGCTCGCCGTGTAACTCACGCCTCCGCCTCCACGCTCCGGTCGGCTTTTGTTTCGAGCCAGTCGACGATGGCCGCGGGCACGTCGAAGTCGACACAGGAGTCGAGCGCCTTGAACTCGACCGTGTGGTTCACCTCGTGGACGGTGTAGGAGTCGCCCGTCTCCATGAGGTCGACGCCGAGCAAGCCGCCGCCGACGGCGTCGGAGGCCCGTTCCACGAGTTCCGCCACCTCGTCGTCGACCTCGAACTCGTTGACCTCGCCGCCCTTCGCGGCGTTGGTGAGCCAGTGGTCCGAACTCCGGGTCATGGCGGCGACGGGGTCGCCGTCGGTGGCGACGACGCGGATGTCCCGCCCCGGCTTCTCGACGAACTCCTGGATGTAGAACACCTTGTGCTCGTAGTGGCCGAGCGTCGCTTTGTGTTCCAAGATCGCTTCGGCCGCGCTCCGGCTCTCCACCTTGGCCATCAGCCGCCCCCACGACCCGATCACGGGCTTCAGCACGCAGGGGTAGCCAAAGTCCTCGATGGATTCGAGGGCGCTGTCGGTCGTGAAAGCGACGTCCGTGTTCGGCGTCGGCACGCCCGCGGCGTCGAGGACGAGGCTGTTTTTCACCTTGTCGGCACACAGTTCCGCCGTGTCGGCGCCGTTGACGACGGGCACATCGTAGGCGTCGAGGAACCGCGTCACGTAGCGGCTCCGACTCGTCGCCAGACAGCGGTCGACCGCGACGTCGACGTCCTCGAACGCCGCCGGCGGCTCGCTGATGTTGAACCGCTCTTTCCGAACGTCGATCTTCGTCACCTCGTGGTCGCGATCGCGCAACTCCGAGAGGAGGAGCTTCTCGTCCCGCCTGATCCGGGAGTAGAGGAGGCCGACGTGCATGCTCACTCCGCTCCCGCGCCGTCGGTCAGCGCTTCGTTCTCGTTCCCTTTGGCCTTCGCGAGCACCTTCGCCGCCAGACGCTCCTGGAAGCCGTGGTACTTCGCGACGCCCGTCGCGTCAGCCTGCGTAATCGACCCCACGTCCTCCGTGTTGAACGAGGCGAAGGACTCGTCGTACACCGCGTAGTCGCTGTCCCGGCCGACCGGGCGGGCCTGGCCGCCCTCGAACCGGATCGTCACCGTCCCCGTCACGCGGGTCTGGGTCGCGTCGATGAAGGCCTCCAGCGCCCCCATCAGCGGCGCGTCGACCAGTCCCTCGTACCCCTTTTGAGACCACTCGTCGTCGACGAGGCGCTTGAAGTCACGCTCCTCTTTCGTGAGTACGAGGCTCTCCAGGGTCTCGTGGGCGTTCAGCAGCGTCGTCGCCGCCGGATGCTCGTAGTTCTCGCGCACCTTCAGACCGAGCATCCGGTCTTCCATCATGTCCGTCCGGCCGACGCCGTACTCGCCGGCGACGTCGTTGAGGTGGTCGATCAGGCCGATCGGGTCCATCTCCTCGCCGTCGACGGCGACCGGATAGCCGTTCTCGAAGGTGATCTCGACCTCCTCGGTGTCGCCGGCCGGCGAGCGCGTCCACTCGTAGATCTCCTCGCCCGGGACGTGGCCGGGGCGTTCGAGGTCGCCGCCCTCGACCGACCGGCTCCACAGGTTCGTGTCGATGCTCCAGACGCCCTCGTTGCCGCCCTCCACTGGCAGGTTCTTCTCGTCGGCGTACTCGATCTCCCACTCGCGGGTCAGGCCGAGTTCGCGCACGGGCGCGATGACGTCGAGGTCCGAGGCGCGCCACACCGCCTCGAACCGGAGTTGGTCGTTGCCCTTGCCCGTACAGCCGTGGGCGACTGCGTCGCAGTCGTTCTCCTCGGCCACCTCGAGGATGGCCTCCGCGATGACCGGCCGCGCCAGCGCCGTCCCCAGCGGGTAGCCCTGGTAGGTGGCGTTCGCCCGCACGGATTCGAGACACATCGACGCGAACTCCGCCCGCGCGTCCACGACGTGGTGCTCCAGATCCAACGCCTCGGCCGTCTCCTCGGCCTCCGCGAACTCCGCTTCGGGCTGGCCGACGTCGACCGTGACGCCGACGACCTCGTCGTACCCCCACTCCTCTTCGAGGAGCGGGACGCATACTGTCGTGTCGAGTCCGCCGGAGAACGCGAGTGCCACACGTGTCATTACCGACCTCTCGACCCCTTAGAGACTTAAATTCTGCGTTTCTGTAATCGAAATAAAATGAGGTGCGTCGCGCTCACGACGACGGTTGGGTGGCATTCTGGGGAACGAAACGGGACGGGACGGGGGATGAGAGATAGGTGGGCCTAACGGCCCGGTCGTCGCGGTCGACGGGCCACGAACGGCGGGCGGACGAGTTCGGACGGTACAGGCGGCGTCCGGTCCATTGCCTGCGACTTTCACCGCTCCGTACTAATAACTTGCGAACCCCCGGCGAGCCACACGCGACCGGCCCCGCTCACGGGTCGGGGTAGCTGTCGGCCCACGGGCGGACGCGCTCCCCCCGGACGAGCCGCCGGCGTTGTTCGACGTGTCGAACGGCGTACTCGTCGGGCCGAACTGGCCGCCGACCGCGAGGGGGTCGACGTCGAGTACGAGGACCGCATGTGGGCCGACCCGGTGCAGTTCGCTGACGCCTGTCTCGGGGCCATCGACGACGCCGCCGACCGACTCGGGTACGACAGCGTGCGCCTCTTCAGCGGTGCCGGTCACGATGCGACGCATATGGCCGACCTGATGGACACCGGGATGGTGTTCGCCCGCTCCGAGAACGGAACGAGCCACAACGAGTCCGAGTTCACCAGTTGGGGCGACTGCTACCGGGCCACCGACACGTTCGCGAACGCGGCTCTGGATCTAGCGACGGCGTGAGTCCGAACCGCCCTCTGGGCGGGTCGGGGTCACCCTCCGTCCCCGGTCGCGCCCACGCGACGAACGGCCCGACACGGAGCCCCACCGAGCCGTCGGGAGCGACGGCACCGGCGAGTGAACGAACCGAGAGACGGACAGCACGAACACTTTACTCGCGGGCACGACAGCCACACACATGACACTAGATTCCACACGGATGACGGCCGCTGATATCGTCGACCGGGTCCGGAACGGTACGTGTTCGCCGACTGCACTCGTCGACTCCGTCCTCGACCGTATCCACGAGCGCAACGACCGGACGAACGCCTTCGTCACGATCACGGACGACCTCGCGCGTCGAATGGCGGCGGACGCCGAGCGGGCGATGGACCGGGGCGACCCCCTGGGACCGCTCCACGGCGTCCCGGTGGCGATCAAGGACCTCGACGACGTCGCGGGCGTCCGGACGACCTCCGGATCGCTCCTCTTCGAGGATCACGTCGCGGACGCCGACGATCCGTTCGTCACCCGTCTGAAGGAGGCGGGTGCGGTCATCGTCGGGAAGACGAACACGCCGGAGTTCGCCCTCGGAACCACGACGGACAATCGGGTGGCCGGCCCCACGGGAACGCCGTTCGACCCCGACCGGGTCTCCGGTGGGTCGTCCGGTGGGTCGGCGGCGGCGCTCGGGGACGGACTGGTGCCGATCGCACAGGGATCCGACGTCGGTGGCTCGATACGGACGCCGGCGAGTTTCTGTGGCGTCTTCGGGCTGAAACCGACCTACGGACTGGTTCCGATCGTCGATCGACCGAACGCCTTCGCCACCCACACGCCGATGTTTCACACGGGCCCCATGGCTCGGACCGTCGAGGACGCCGCGATCATGCTGGACGTGATGGCGGGCGTCCACCCGCGCGACCCCTTTTCGGTGCCGACACGGACCGACCACCACGCCGCCGTCGACCGACCGATCGACGACCTCACGATCGCCTACAGCCCCGGTCTGGGGACCTATCCGGTCGACCCCGCGGTCCGGGAGACGTTGGACGACGCCGTCTCCGCCTTCGAACGGGCGGGCGCGACCGTCGACAGGGTCGATCCGGACTTGGGTCACGATCGGGACGCGATCCTCGACGCCTACTACACGATGGCGACCGTCCTCTGGGAGTCGCTCTTCGACGACCTCGAGAGGCAGGGGTTCGACCCCCGCGGCGACGACCGGGACCGTCTGCGCCCGTACCTCGTCGACCTCGTCGTTGAGGCGGACACCCCGACGATGCGGGAGTACGAGCGCGCGGACATCGTCCGAACCGACGTCTTCGACGGCCTCCAGGACTGCTTCGAGGAGTACGACCTCATCGTGTCCGCGACGCTCGGGACGACGCCGTTCCCACACGGCGACGAACCGCACGAGATCGACGGCGAGGCGGTCGAACCGTTCCGAGGGTGGGTCCTCACGCAACCGTACAACTTCACGGGACAACCGGCCGCGTCCGTCCCCGCCGGGTTCGTCGACGGGCTCCCGGTCGGGATGCAGGTCGCAGCCCCGCGGTTCGCCGACGCCGACGTCCTCGCGGCGAGTGCCGCGTTCGAACGTGTTCGTCCGTGGGCCGACCGCTACCCCGCCTGACGAGCGGCCACGACCGCGAGAGTTTCGCCTCGAGGTTCGCCTTCACCGACGGCCACTCGTCGGCGAGGATGCCGAAATACACCGCCTCTCCCTGGGTTTCTGGTGTGTCTGCATGTGGTCGCGGAGCGTCGCCTCTTCGGTCCCGCCGACGCGTCGGATGGCGGCTATCGACCGGTGGTTCCGCGAATCCCTCTCTAGGTGGTCGACGCGCGACAGCGGTTCCAGACGGACGTAGTCGCCGTCGAGTGTGACCGGTGTGACGTCCAGACCCGCTTCTCGGCCCGAATCACCGTCGTTCCATCGGCGATTGGAGCGCCCCGCCGCTCACCCCGACGACCGGCCGTCCAGCCACCGGACCACCTCGTCCGCGTGGTCGTCCGGCGGAAAGACGGGGTAGAAGACGTGGTCGATCCGGCCGTCCGAGAGGACGAGTGTCAGCCGTTCGAGCAAGCGCTCCCCGCCGGCCTCGAAGGTCGGCAGGTCGAGTCGGTCGGCGAACTCCCCGTCCTCGTCGCTGAGCAGTTCGAACGGGAGGTCGAGCCGATCCCGGGCCTCCCGCTGGTAGTCACTCGACTGCACCGAGAGTCCAAAGACCTCGGCCACTCCCCGGTCTTGGAGGTCGTGATAGCGCCCGCGAAACCCGCGGGATTCGGGTGTACAGCCTCTCGCACCCGGTATCTCCTCCCACCCGTCCGGGATCACGTCCCGGTCCGGGCGCCCCGTCTTCGGATAACAGTAGACGACGGTCCGGCCGGAGACGCTCGACAGGTCGACCGTCCGCCCGTCCGTCGCCGGGAGCGGGACCGAGGGTACGGTCGCCCCCGGAAGGTGATCCGCCGCACCGTCGTCCGTCGGTTCCGGAAGGTCGTCCGGGAGTGGAAACTCTTCGCTCACGGTCGTCGCGTACGGCAGGAGGACTGAAATAACGTTCGGGCGTCGGACGTCGTTCGCCGGGACGGTCCGTCCGCGGTGTGGTGTGTGACACGACCCGGGCGCTACCACACACGATCCGGAGGGAACTCCAGTCTGTCGAATCGATCCGCCGGATCGGTGCCGAATAATTAAATACTGGCTGGGGAAAACGGCCGTTCGTAATGGTAGAAATCAGACGCGTCGATGCCCGCGAAATACTGGACTGCCGTCTCGAGCCGACGCTCCGCGTGACGGTCGAAACGGAGTCCGGTAGTGGTCGGGCCGACGTGCCGTGTGGTCGCTCTCGGGGGGAGCACGAGGCCGTCGACCTCCGGGACGGCGACGACAGATACGACGGCCTCGGCGTCCGGACCGCGGTGTCGAACGTGACGGATACCATCGCGCCCGCGCTGACGGGGC includes the following:
- a CDS encoding DUF6789 family protein, producing MATETKSAVAAEISSGNWQAGVVGGVVGALAMGGLVLAMNAPTLAVAIPSLYALAPPPNPGLGMVVHVSHGAVLGVAFAAAVGALDPKSTGKVVGLGVAWGVATWVVLAALLMPLWLSAVGSPASPPFPNFAPPSLLWHVVYGGVLGGVYAATADAL
- the argF gene encoding ornithine carbamoyltransferase encodes the protein MSVETTDLLDVDDLTATELETVLDRAAAIKAGEDDTDLPRRTLAMVFEKPSTRTRTSFETAMTRLGGHAIFLGPNDIHLGRGEPIKDTARALSGYADAIMARLFDHSEAEELAAYADVPVINGLTDDAHPCQTLADLLTVREAFGGFDDVTVAWIGDGNNVAQSFVLGAALAGLDCTVTTPPAYGVDRDVLDRAAELGRAPTLVDDPDRAAADADVVYTDVWVSMGEEEVREEKLAAFDGYQVNADRLADSDAKVMHCLPAHRGEEISDAVIESDRALIWQQAENRLHAQTGLLVELLA
- a CDS encoding [LysW]-lysine hydrolase, whose translation is MTVSETGEAESSAAQRLLVDLVETPSPSGEEDAAAERLVEFFEGHDREVWRDEVGNVHAPADDAVLLTSHIDTVPGDIPVEIDEGADGERSLWGRGSVDATGSLAAMAVAAVETGVSFLGVVGEEVDSRGARHVIESDRPEPGVVVNGEPSGWTGITLGYRGLLAGTYVATSESGHTSRPENNAIQDAMDWWSRVEEEFDPDEYLPVFEQVTCKPTEFEGGTSVDGLSVEATMEVQFRVPPEYTVDDVREMADGQLNGGTVHWYDAVPPVMESPRTDVARAFRGAIRNAGGDPRLLRKTGTADMNVFASTWDCPMVTYGPGDSDLDHAPDEHLPLAEYDRAIEVLVDACERLRGDDG
- a CDS encoding aspartate aminotransferase family protein, coding for MSGFVFSEKPIGIERGEGAHLYADDGTEYLDFGASYAVASVGHSHPRVVDAVKSQVEDLIYVQASYPVAARTELYEKLATVSPPGLDNVWLCNSGTEANEAAMKFARNATGREKIVATRRGFHGRTLGALAMTWKDKYKEPFEPLAGGVEFVSYGDGEELAEAVDEETAAVFLEPVQGEGGIHPASTAYLERAREVTEETGAALVFDEIQTGVGRTGTLWAAEGAGVEPDILTTAKGIASGLPLGATVCADWIADADPEHGSTFSGGPVVCAAANATLDVVVEENLPTHAADVGGYLMESIEDADLPVREVRGQGLMIGVEVKRGANRLLRDLALEEQVLALPAGRTVLRLLPPLTIGEDEADSFVASLEAVLE
- a CDS encoding acetylglutamate/acetylaminoadipate kinase, coding for MTVVVKIGGAKAVDPAGAVADVADLVAEDEPVVVVHGGSTAVDDLLDRLGIDSTYVETPDGVVGRFTDEATMEAFTMAMGRVNNDLVATMREAGVDAVGLSGVDGGLVTGARKSAVRVIEDGKKKIKRGDHSGTIESVNADLLERLLGDGYTPVAGPPMLADDGVPVNTDADRMAAAVAGALGGRLVVLTDVAGVYADPDDPSTLIESVTTPAEYDALTDAAEGFMIKKVMAATEALERGATEVVVADANADAPVTAALGESGTHIHASALEDS
- the argC gene encoding N-acetyl-gamma-glutamyl-phosphate reductase, which produces MSYTASVVGGSGFAGGELLRLLDGHPEFEVVQATSRSYERKTVGHQHPNLRGMDLRFSSPGDLESVDVLFAATPHGVSMERIDDFRDAADTVVDLSADFRLSTEGQYDEWYDGHDRPDLLADAEYALPEINRENLAGADLIASGGCNATATILGLKPLFDAGVLSGDEDVVVDVKVGSSEGGAGGGAASSHPERSGIVRPYAPTGHRHEAEIEEFLGLSVSFTVHAVDMTRGAAATCHVFPDDPVTKKEMWSAYRGSYGDEPFVRTVAGGGGVYRYPEPKAVAGTNNAEVGFEIDPGNERLVVFSAIDNMMKGSAGQAVHAANVALGIEETAGLEFQGLHPVGAP
- the lysX gene encoding lysine biosynthesis protein LysX — its product is MHVGLLYSRIRRDEKLLLSELRDRDHEVTKIDVRKERFNISEPPAAFEDVDVAVDRCLATSRSRYVTRFLDAYDVPVVNGADTAELCADKVKNSLVLDAAGVPTPNTDVAFTTDSALESIEDFGYPCVLKPVIGSWGRLMAKVESRSAAEAILEHKATLGHYEHKVFYIQEFVEKPGRDIRVVATDGDPVAAMTRSSDHWLTNAAKGGEVNEFEVDDEVAELVERASDAVGGGLLGVDLMETGDSYTVHEVNHTVEFKALDSCVDFDVPAAIVDWLETKADRSVEAEA
- a CDS encoding argininosuccinate synthase, with the translated sequence MTRVALAFSGGLDTTVCVPLLEEEWGYDEVVGVTVDVGQPEAEFAEAEETAEALDLEHHVVDARAEFASMCLESVRANATYQGYPLGTALARPVIAEAILEVAEENDCDAVAHGCTGKGNDQLRFEAVWRASDLDVIAPVRELGLTREWEIEYADEKNLPVEGGNEGVWSIDTNLWSRSVEGGDLERPGHVPGEEIYEWTRSPAGDTEEVEITFENGYPVAVDGEEMDPIGLIDHLNDVAGEYGVGRTDMMEDRMLGLKVRENYEHPAATTLLNAHETLESLVLTKEERDFKRLVDDEWSQKGYEGLVDAPLMGALEAFIDATQTRVTGTVTIRFEGGQARPVGRDSDYAVYDESFASFNTEDVGSITQADATGVAKYHGFQERLAAKVLAKAKGNENEALTDGAGAE
- a CDS encoding M20/M25/M40 family metallo-hydrolase — encoded protein: MTCEPPASHTRPAPLTGRGSCRPTGGRAPPGRAAGVVRRVERRTRRAELAADREGVDVEYEDRMWADPVQFADACLGAIDDAADRLGYDSVRLFSGAGHDATHMADLMDTGMVFARSENGTSHNESEFTSWGDCYRATDTFANAALDLATA
- a CDS encoding amidase, translating into MTLDSTRMTAADIVDRVRNGTCSPTALVDSVLDRIHERNDRTNAFVTITDDLARRMAADAERAMDRGDPLGPLHGVPVAIKDLDDVAGVRTTSGSLLFEDHVADADDPFVTRLKEAGAVIVGKTNTPEFALGTTTDNRVAGPTGTPFDPDRVSGGSSGGSAAALGDGLVPIAQGSDVGGSIRTPASFCGVFGLKPTYGLVPIVDRPNAFATHTPMFHTGPMARTVEDAAIMLDVMAGVHPRDPFSVPTRTDHHAAVDRPIDDLTIAYSPGLGTYPVDPAVRETLDDAVSAFERAGATVDRVDPDLGHDRDAILDAYYTMATVLWESLFDDLERQGFDPRGDDRDRLRPYLVDLVVEADTPTMREYERADIVRTDVFDGLQDCFEEYDLIVSATLGTTPFPHGDEPHEIDGEAVEPFRGWVLTQPYNFTGQPAASVPAGFVDGLPVGMQVAAPRFADADVLAASAAFERVRPWADRYPA
- a CDS encoding peroxiredoxin; its protein translation is MSEEFPLPDDLPEPTDDGAADHLPGATVPSVPLPATDGRTVDLSSVSGRTVVYCYPKTGRPDRDVIPDGWEEIPGARGCTPESRGFRGRYHDLQDRGVAEVFGLSVQSSDYQREARDRLDLPFELLSDEDGEFADRLDLPTFEAGGERLLERLTLVLSDGRIDHVFYPVFPPDDHADEVVRWLDGRSSG